From Saimiri boliviensis isolate mSaiBol1 chromosome 9, mSaiBol1.pri, whole genome shotgun sequence, a single genomic window includes:
- the LOC101040366 gene encoding phospholipid scramblase 1 isoform X2, with product MNDSHPETNMPVGYPPQYPPTAFQGPPGYAGYPGPQVGYPPPPAGYPGPGPAGFPVPNQPVYNQPGGAAGVPWMPAPPTPLNCPPGLEYLSQIDQILIHQQIELLEVLIGFETNNKYEIKNSFGQRVYFAAEDTDCCTRNCCGPSRPFTLRIIDNMGREVMTLERPLRCSSCCCPCCLQEIEIQAPPGVPVGYVTQTWHPCLPKFTIQNEKREDVLKLSGPCVVCSCCGDVDFEIKSLDEQNVVGKISKHWTGILREAFTDADNFGIQFPLDLDVKMKAVMIGACFLIDFMFFESSGNQEQRSGVW from the exons ATGAATGATTCTCACCCAGAAACAAACATGCCAGTTGGGTATCCGCCTCAGTATCCACCAACAGCATTCCAAG gACCTCCAGGATATGCTGGCTACCCTGGGCCCCAGGTCGGCTACCCACCCCCACCAGCTGGCTATCCAGGTCCTGGGCCAGCTGGCTTTCCTGTTCCAAATCAGCCAGTATATAATCAGCCAGGTGGAGCTGCAGGGGTACCATGGATGCCAGCACCACCAACTCCATTAAACTGCCCACCTGGATTAGAATATTTAAGTCAG aTAGATCAGATACTGATTCATCAACAAATTGAACTTCTGGAAG ttttaataggTTTTGAAACTAACAACAAATATGAAATTAAGAACAGCTTTGGACAGAGGGTTTACTTTGCAGCGGAAGATACTGATTGCTGTACCCGAAATTGCTGTGGGCCATCTAGGCCTTTTACCTTGAGGATTATTGATAATATGGGTCGAGAAGTCATGACTCTGGAGAGACCACTAAGATGCAGCAGCTGTTGTTGtccctgctgccttcaggag ATAGAAATCCAAGCTCCTCCTGGTGTACCAGTAGGTTATGTTACTCAGACCTGGCACCCATGTCTACCAAAgtttacaattcaaaatgagaaaagagaggaTGTACTAAAACTAAGTGGTCCATGTGTTGTGTGCAGCTGTTGTGGAGATGTTGATTTTGAG aTTAAATCTCTTGATGAACAAAATGTAGTTGGCAAAATTTCTAAGCACTGGACTGGAATTTTGAGAGAGGCATTTACAGACGCTGATAACTTTGGGATCCAATTCCCTTTAGACCTTGATGTTAAAATGAAAGCTGTAATGATTGGTGCCTGTTTCCTCATT gACTTCATGTTTTTTGAAAGCAGTGGCAACCAAGAACAAAGATCAGGAGTGTGGTAG
- the LOC101040366 gene encoding phospholipid scramblase 1 isoform X1 — protein MDKQHTQMNDSHPETNMPVGYPPQYPPTAFQGPPGYAGYPGPQVGYPPPPAGYPGPGPAGFPVPNQPVYNQPGGAAGVPWMPAPPTPLNCPPGLEYLSQIDQILIHQQIELLEVLIGFETNNKYEIKNSFGQRVYFAAEDTDCCTRNCCGPSRPFTLRIIDNMGREVMTLERPLRCSSCCCPCCLQEIEIQAPPGVPVGYVTQTWHPCLPKFTIQNEKREDVLKLSGPCVVCSCCGDVDFEIKSLDEQNVVGKISKHWTGILREAFTDADNFGIQFPLDLDVKMKAVMIGACFLIDFMFFESSGNQEQRSGVW, from the exons ACACACAGATGAATGATTCTCACCCAGAAACAAACATGCCAGTTGGGTATCCGCCTCAGTATCCACCAACAGCATTCCAAG gACCTCCAGGATATGCTGGCTACCCTGGGCCCCAGGTCGGCTACCCACCCCCACCAGCTGGCTATCCAGGTCCTGGGCCAGCTGGCTTTCCTGTTCCAAATCAGCCAGTATATAATCAGCCAGGTGGAGCTGCAGGGGTACCATGGATGCCAGCACCACCAACTCCATTAAACTGCCCACCTGGATTAGAATATTTAAGTCAG aTAGATCAGATACTGATTCATCAACAAATTGAACTTCTGGAAG ttttaataggTTTTGAAACTAACAACAAATATGAAATTAAGAACAGCTTTGGACAGAGGGTTTACTTTGCAGCGGAAGATACTGATTGCTGTACCCGAAATTGCTGTGGGCCATCTAGGCCTTTTACCTTGAGGATTATTGATAATATGGGTCGAGAAGTCATGACTCTGGAGAGACCACTAAGATGCAGCAGCTGTTGTTGtccctgctgccttcaggag ATAGAAATCCAAGCTCCTCCTGGTGTACCAGTAGGTTATGTTACTCAGACCTGGCACCCATGTCTACCAAAgtttacaattcaaaatgagaaaagagaggaTGTACTAAAACTAAGTGGTCCATGTGTTGTGTGCAGCTGTTGTGGAGATGTTGATTTTGAG aTTAAATCTCTTGATGAACAAAATGTAGTTGGCAAAATTTCTAAGCACTGGACTGGAATTTTGAGAGAGGCATTTACAGACGCTGATAACTTTGGGATCCAATTCCCTTTAGACCTTGATGTTAAAATGAAAGCTGTAATGATTGGTGCCTGTTTCCTCATT gACTTCATGTTTTTTGAAAGCAGTGGCAACCAAGAACAAAGATCAGGAGTGTGGTAG
- the LOC101040366 gene encoding phospholipid scramblase 1 isoform X3, translating into MDKQRPPGYAGYPGPQVGYPPPPAGYPGPGPAGFPVPNQPVYNQPGGAAGVPWMPAPPTPLNCPPGLEYLSQIDQILIHQQIELLEVLIGFETNNKYEIKNSFGQRVYFAAEDTDCCTRNCCGPSRPFTLRIIDNMGREVMTLERPLRCSSCCCPCCLQEIEIQAPPGVPVGYVTQTWHPCLPKFTIQNEKREDVLKLSGPCVVCSCCGDVDFEIKSLDEQNVVGKISKHWTGILREAFTDADNFGIQFPLDLDVKMKAVMIGACFLIDFMFFESSGNQEQRSGVW; encoded by the exons gACCTCCAGGATATGCTGGCTACCCTGGGCCCCAGGTCGGCTACCCACCCCCACCAGCTGGCTATCCAGGTCCTGGGCCAGCTGGCTTTCCTGTTCCAAATCAGCCAGTATATAATCAGCCAGGTGGAGCTGCAGGGGTACCATGGATGCCAGCACCACCAACTCCATTAAACTGCCCACCTGGATTAGAATATTTAAGTCAG aTAGATCAGATACTGATTCATCAACAAATTGAACTTCTGGAAG ttttaataggTTTTGAAACTAACAACAAATATGAAATTAAGAACAGCTTTGGACAGAGGGTTTACTTTGCAGCGGAAGATACTGATTGCTGTACCCGAAATTGCTGTGGGCCATCTAGGCCTTTTACCTTGAGGATTATTGATAATATGGGTCGAGAAGTCATGACTCTGGAGAGACCACTAAGATGCAGCAGCTGTTGTTGtccctgctgccttcaggag ATAGAAATCCAAGCTCCTCCTGGTGTACCAGTAGGTTATGTTACTCAGACCTGGCACCCATGTCTACCAAAgtttacaattcaaaatgagaaaagagaggaTGTACTAAAACTAAGTGGTCCATGTGTTGTGTGCAGCTGTTGTGGAGATGTTGATTTTGAG aTTAAATCTCTTGATGAACAAAATGTAGTTGGCAAAATTTCTAAGCACTGGACTGGAATTTTGAGAGAGGCATTTACAGACGCTGATAACTTTGGGATCCAATTCCCTTTAGACCTTGATGTTAAAATGAAAGCTGTAATGATTGGTGCCTGTTTCCTCATT gACTTCATGTTTTTTGAAAGCAGTGGCAACCAAGAACAAAGATCAGGAGTGTGGTAG